In Gemmatimonadota bacterium, a single genomic region encodes these proteins:
- a CDS encoding PhoH family protein, which translates to MLTGVIDRNLQEVTRLFGIRVVMRGDHLILSGSLASVERAAPVVQHMIELSRLRAPFDVPDIGRFADGVDALGPEGIVHPEDEIRIAIPGSRRVIVPKSDGQRRYVQRITNNDIVIGIGPAGTGKTYLAVACGLDALYKKRVRRIILVRPAVEAGENLGFLPGDLQEKVDPYLRPLYDALEDMMPPDRMRRALEESTIEIVPLAYMRGRTLSDAFVILDEAQNATTAQMMMFLTRLGLNSQVVITGDKTQIDLPRATDSGLLEVERILSDIDGISIVYLDVKDVIRHRLVKDIINAYARASEAEDEPS; encoded by the coding sequence ATGCTGACCGGGGTCATCGATCGCAACCTGCAGGAAGTCACGCGGCTCTTTGGCATCCGGGTCGTGATGCGCGGCGATCATCTCATCCTCTCGGGTAGCCTCGCTTCAGTCGAGAGGGCGGCCCCGGTCGTGCAGCACATGATCGAGCTTTCTCGCTTGCGCGCGCCGTTCGACGTGCCGGACATCGGCCGCTTCGCGGATGGCGTCGACGCGCTCGGCCCTGAAGGGATCGTCCACCCCGAAGACGAAATACGCATCGCGATCCCCGGCTCGCGGCGGGTCATCGTGCCGAAGTCCGATGGTCAGCGGCGGTACGTGCAGAGGATCACCAACAACGACATCGTCATCGGTATCGGTCCCGCCGGGACCGGAAAGACATACCTCGCTGTGGCGTGCGGCCTCGACGCGCTCTACAAGAAGCGTGTGCGCCGGATCATCCTGGTACGTCCGGCGGTCGAAGCCGGGGAGAATCTGGGCTTTCTTCCCGGGGACCTTCAGGAAAAGGTCGACCCGTATCTTCGTCCGCTCTACGACGCGCTCGAGGACATGATGCCGCCCGACCGGATGCGGCGGGCGCTGGAGGAGTCGACGATCGAGATCGTTCCGCTGGCATATATGCGCGGCCGCACGCTGTCGGACGCTTTCGTCATTCTCGACGAGGCTCAGAACGCCACGACGGCGCAAATGATGATGTTCTTGACCCGCCTTGGGCTGAATTCCCAGGTCGTGATCACCGGGGACAAGACGCAGATCGATCTTCCCCGCGCGACCGACTCCGGTCTCTTGGAGGTCGAGCGCATTCTGTCGGACATCGACGGGATCTCGATCGTGTACCTCGACGTCAAGGACGTCATCCGGCACCGGCTCGTGAAGGACATCATCAACGCCTACGCGCGGGCGTCGGAGGCGGAGGACGAACCGTCGTGA
- the mgtE gene encoding magnesium transporter: MGTSEHDIEQRQKRLEALAAQGDLAGVREHAAELHPSDLADLVESLDEAQQIELLSALPTELASDTLAEMEEGEERGDLLAALTPEKGAELLHELPDDDAVDLIGELSPEEQSKILAALPVDEAGELKGLLQYDDETAGGLMTTELVEVEARLTAGQAIEQVRAQGQEVEDFYTVFVVDGDRTLLGTLRLDDLIIANPGESIEALVREPVATVLPEVDQEQVGRLIARYNLASIAVVTEDGELLGRITFDDVIDVIEAEQTEDIFRLAGVTDEDELKHTWTESVRTRLPWLLLNLVTASLAASVILLFEETIDAVITLVFLAPIIAAMGGSSGTQSLAVTIRRITTQGSGSAKGFVAKEILIGLVNGAVLGGGIALIALMRDSDPMLGLVVFLAMWGNQVVAGFAGAFIPTSLDRMGVDPSVASSVFVHTLTDLCGFFLLLGLASRLLL, from the coding sequence ATGGGCACGTCCGAGCACGACATCGAGCAGCGCCAGAAGCGCCTGGAGGCCCTCGCGGCTCAGGGCGACCTCGCGGGTGTGCGCGAGCACGCGGCGGAGCTTCATCCGTCCGATCTGGCGGATCTGGTCGAATCGCTCGACGAGGCCCAGCAAATCGAGCTGCTCTCAGCGCTCCCGACCGAACTCGCCTCCGACACGCTTGCCGAGATGGAGGAGGGTGAGGAGCGGGGAGACCTATTGGCCGCGCTCACCCCCGAGAAGGGTGCGGAGCTGCTCCATGAACTGCCCGACGACGACGCGGTCGACCTCATCGGCGAGCTCTCACCCGAGGAGCAGAGCAAGATCCTCGCAGCGCTGCCCGTGGACGAGGCGGGCGAGCTCAAGGGGCTTCTCCAGTACGACGACGAGACCGCCGGTGGGCTCATGACGACCGAGTTGGTCGAAGTAGAAGCGAGGCTCACCGCGGGACAAGCGATCGAGCAGGTCCGCGCCCAGGGACAGGAGGTTGAAGACTTCTACACGGTCTTCGTCGTCGATGGGGATCGCACGCTCCTGGGAACGCTCCGACTCGACGATCTCATCATCGCGAACCCTGGCGAGAGCATCGAGGCACTCGTCAGGGAGCCCGTAGCGACTGTGCTGCCCGAGGTCGATCAGGAGCAAGTGGGGCGGCTCATCGCAAGGTACAACCTGGCCTCGATCGCGGTCGTCACGGAGGACGGCGAGCTGCTCGGTCGCATCACCTTCGACGACGTAATCGACGTCATCGAGGCCGAGCAGACCGAGGACATTTTTCGTCTCGCCGGGGTCACGGACGAAGATGAGCTCAAACACACGTGGACCGAGTCGGTCCGGACTCGCTTGCCGTGGCTGTTACTCAATCTGGTCACGGCCTCGTTGGCCGCATCGGTGATCCTCTTGTTCGAAGAGACGATCGATGCGGTGATCACGCTCGTATTCCTCGCGCCGATCATTGCGGCGATGGGAGGGAGTTCGGGGACGCAGTCGCTCGCGGTCACCATTCGCCGGATCACGACCCAGGGATCAGGCTCTGCGAAAGGCTTCGTGGCCAAGGAGATCCTGATCGGTCTCGTCAACGGCGCTGTCCTAGGAGGAGGGATCGCACTCATCGCCCTCATGCGAGACAGCGACCCGATGCTGGGTCTGGTCGTCTTCCTAGCGATGTGGGGGAATCAGGTGGTAGCCGGCTTCGCCGGCGCGTTCATCCCGACCTCTCTCGACCGCATGGGGGTAGATCCTTCTGTCGCGTCGTCGGTCTTCGTGCACACCCTGACCGACTTGTGTGGTTTCTTCCTGCTTCTGGGTCTGGCATCGAGGCTCCTGCTGTGA
- the ybeY gene encoding rRNA maturation RNase YbeY translates to MEVQVNLGGFDAVEEALLEAAVRKALDADGREAELSVTLVDDAEIKRLNREYRGRDRPTDVIAFSLGSPEEPLGDVYVGADQARRQAEALGVPLSEELVRLAIHGTLHVLGHDHPDGDDRFASPMYVLQEQLLGEVLGKA, encoded by the coding sequence ATGGAAGTTCAGGTCAACCTAGGCGGCTTCGACGCTGTTGAAGAGGCGCTCTTGGAGGCTGCGGTGAGGAAGGCCCTCGACGCGGACGGACGGGAGGCGGAGCTCTCGGTCACGCTGGTCGACGACGCGGAGATCAAGCGCCTCAATCGCGAATACCGCGGCAGGGATCGACCCACCGACGTCATCGCGTTTTCGCTCGGCAGCCCAGAGGAGCCGCTCGGAGACGTCTACGTTGGGGCGGATCAGGCCCGGCGGCAGGCCGAGGCGCTCGGAGTGCCCCTGAGCGAGGAGTTGGTCCGTCTCGCGATCCACGGCACCCTGCACGTGCTGGGACACGATCACCCCGACGGTGACGATCGCTTCGCCAGCCCGATGTACGTGCTTCAGGAGCAGCTACTCGGCGAGGTGCTAGGCAAGGCCTAG
- the lepB gene encoding signal peptidase I, producing MANSKGRARATGRSSDAEAGKSKKDAQPHNKAVEWAKSFVIAALLFVFLRSFLVQTFVITSGSMEETLLVGDMLLVNRASIGSYIPFTNVRIPGYSTPKRGDVLVFDPPHEETLKLVKRLVGMPGDTLRMRNRVLYVNDEALDEPYLRHSDVGDETHPWMEWQREFLLPGTDPQTYAPTRDTWGPLVIPEDRYFMMGDNRETSLDSRYWGLLEGWRLEGRAVFTYFSYNKESYRPFPWLREIRGSRIGRGIR from the coding sequence ATGGCGAACAGCAAGGGCAGGGCGAGGGCGACGGGTCGGAGTAGCGACGCGGAAGCCGGAAAGTCGAAGAAGGACGCGCAGCCGCACAACAAGGCGGTCGAGTGGGCGAAGTCGTTCGTCATCGCCGCGCTGCTCTTTGTCTTCCTTCGCTCGTTCCTCGTGCAGACGTTCGTGATCACGTCGGGTTCGATGGAGGAGACGCTGCTCGTCGGCGACATGTTGCTGGTGAATCGCGCCTCCATCGGGTCGTATATCCCGTTTACGAACGTGCGGATTCCCGGCTACTCGACGCCCAAGCGAGGAGACGTGCTCGTCTTCGATCCGCCGCACGAAGAGACGCTGAAGCTCGTAAAGCGTCTCGTCGGCATGCCTGGCGATACGCTACGCATGAGGAATCGCGTGCTGTACGTGAATGATGAGGCCCTCGACGAACCGTACCTAAGGCACAGCGACGTCGGTGACGAAACGCACCCGTGGATGGAGTGGCAAAGGGAGTTCCTCTTACCCGGCACCGATCCGCAGACGTATGCGCCTACACGGGACACTTGGGGTCCGCTCGTGATCCCCGAGGATCGATACTTCATGATGGGGGACAACCGGGAGACGAGCCTCGACTCCCGTTACTGGGGCCTTCTCGAGGGTTGGCGCCTGGAGGGTCGGGCGGTCTTTACGTACTTCTCATACAACAAGGAGTCGTACCGGCCTTTCCCGTGGCTCCGCGAGATCCGCGGCAGCCGAATCGGTCGCGGCATCAGGTAG
- a CDS encoding LytR C-terminal domain-containing protein: MPTTRVRVEVLNAGGIAGLARDATEYLRDSGFDVVDYGNAGDFDADTSVVLDRVGRDETARAVADVLGINNVRSQPDSNLYVDVSVLLGSEWRRPELPEADGREQPAWWDPRGWFRR, translated from the coding sequence ATGCCGACCACCCGCGTCCGCGTCGAGGTCCTGAACGCAGGCGGGATCGCCGGCTTGGCGCGGGACGCGACTGAATACTTACGCGACTCCGGGTTCGACGTCGTGGACTATGGAAACGCTGGGGACTTCGACGCCGATACCTCGGTTGTCTTGGACCGCGTCGGGCGGGACGAAACGGCGAGGGCCGTTGCGGATGTACTCGGAATCAATAACGTGCGGAGCCAACCAGACTCGAATCTCTACGTGGATGTGTCCGTACTGCTGGGAAGTGAATGGCGTCGCCCGGAGCTGCCCGAGGCGGATGGCCGCGAGCAGCCGGCATGGTGGGATCCGCGCGGTTGGTTCAGGCGATAG
- the aspS gene encoding aspartate--tRNA ligase, which produces MRSRMVGGLRAEHAGERMELAGWVHRRRNLGGLVFVDLRDRSGLLQLSFGPDWTDAASMEIAGDIGHEDVIRVVGTVELRPEGARNKDIETGEIEIKAVTLEILSDAETPAIPVYRAPEDELPAEELRLQHRVLDLRRRELQEVLILRHELILATRNYMDRHGFLEIETPILTKATPEGARDYLVPSRVHKGEFYALPQSPQIYKQILMIAGFDRYFQIARCFRDEDLRADRQPEFTQIDVEASFVQPEDIFVLMEGLMARLSDVAGLDASLPFSRLTWADAMDRFGSDRPDLRFGLEIVDWTEATASLDFGIIRSAVAAGGRVRGICLRGGARLSRRQIEVIEAEAKATGAPGLLWAKCTEEGTSGPLGKFLRPEHAVAMGLEAGDLALLAAGFDDITSPALAAARVAAITVLELEPEREHAWLWVTDFPVFDQEDGVLTASHHPFVMPHVDDLDLLETDPAAVRGTAYDLVYNGTELGSGSIRIHQPELQRRILRALGLGDEEIDEKFGFLLNALAAGAPPHGGIALGIDRIVQRFTGSRSLRDVIAFPKTTAARALFEGAPTALGDEQLEELGLTITKKK; this is translated from the coding sequence ATGCGCTCGCGCATGGTGGGCGGTCTGCGGGCCGAGCATGCGGGGGAGCGGATGGAGTTGGCGGGCTGGGTCCACCGCCGCCGAAACCTTGGTGGCCTGGTCTTCGTGGACCTTCGCGACCGCAGCGGCTTGCTGCAGCTCTCCTTCGGTCCTGACTGGACTGACGCAGCGAGCATGGAGATCGCAGGCGACATCGGGCACGAGGACGTGATTCGAGTCGTCGGGACGGTCGAGCTTCGGCCGGAGGGGGCCCGCAACAAGGACATCGAGACGGGAGAGATCGAGATCAAGGCGGTGACCCTGGAGATCCTCTCGGACGCCGAGACACCCGCCATCCCCGTGTACCGAGCGCCGGAAGACGAGCTGCCCGCCGAGGAACTCCGCCTGCAGCACCGCGTTCTCGACCTTCGGCGTCGGGAGCTTCAGGAGGTGTTGATTCTCCGACACGAGCTCATCCTCGCGACGCGTAACTACATGGACCGGCATGGCTTCCTCGAAATCGAGACGCCCATCCTGACCAAGGCGACGCCGGAGGGCGCGCGCGACTACCTGGTGCCGAGCCGTGTTCACAAGGGCGAGTTCTACGCGCTTCCTCAGAGCCCGCAAATCTACAAGCAAATTCTGATGATCGCAGGCTTTGACCGGTACTTCCAAATCGCGCGGTGCTTCCGCGACGAGGATCTGCGTGCGGACCGTCAGCCCGAGTTTACCCAGATCGACGTGGAGGCGTCCTTCGTGCAGCCGGAGGACATTTTCGTGTTGATGGAGGGGCTCATGGCTCGCCTCTCGGACGTGGCCGGGCTCGACGCGTCGCTGCCGTTCTCCCGCCTCACTTGGGCGGACGCGATGGACCGGTTCGGATCGGACCGCCCCGACCTGCGCTTCGGCCTCGAGATCGTGGATTGGACGGAGGCGACGGCCTCTCTGGACTTCGGCATCATCCGGTCGGCGGTCGCAGCCGGAGGCCGGGTGCGTGGTATCTGCTTGAGGGGTGGGGCTCGCCTGTCCAGGAGGCAGATCGAGGTGATCGAAGCCGAGGCGAAGGCGACCGGAGCTCCCGGTCTTCTTTGGGCAAAATGCACCGAGGAGGGTACCTCGGGGCCGCTCGGGAAGTTCTTGCGGCCGGAGCACGCGGTCGCTATGGGCTTGGAGGCCGGCGACCTCGCTTTGCTCGCCGCGGGCTTCGATGACATCACATCGCCGGCGTTGGCAGCGGCGCGCGTGGCGGCCATCACGGTCCTCGAACTCGAGCCCGAGAGAGAGCACGCGTGGCTTTGGGTCACCGACTTCCCGGTCTTCGATCAAGAGGACGGGGTGTTGACGGCGAGCCACCACCCGTTCGTGATGCCCCACGTCGACGACCTGGACTTGCTCGAGACGGACCCGGCAGCGGTGCGGGGAACGGCTTATGATTTGGTGTACAATGGAACCGAGCTCGGGTCCGGCAGCATCCGGATCCACCAGCCGGAGCTCCAGCGGCGCATATTGCGGGCACTGGGGCTCGGCGACGAGGAGATCGATGAGAAGTTCGGGTTCCTGCTCAATGCGTTGGCCGCGGGTGCGCCGCCACACGGGGGCATCGCGTTGGGAATCGACCGAATCGTGCAGCGCTTCACTGGATCACGTAGTCTCAGGGACGTGATCGCGTTCCCGAAGACCACTGCGGCGCGAGCTCTCTTCGAGGGCGCGCCCACGGCACTCGGTGACGAGCAGCTAGAAGAGCTCGGTCTCACGATCACGAAGAAGAAGTAG
- a CDS encoding DUF814 domain-containing protein, with protein sequence MGRLIELTRLAFGMSMRWDALLVRHTARELDERLARARLSAIRLDGVQRDVVLFFRDSTLLWRLHPTRGYLQTFAASEPGPGAIKLPTRVRRVYAPPDERLLVFELMPVRGRRRSRDLMIELLGNQWNCIVTEGEEQVIRHVLHTRVGKRTLRVGQPYALPAPSARRGTDGAITVEEWRALTSGLDDKERRKRLISNVAWTSPVNAAALLDESLENGGQALWERWASGKADPEPVLLRSPRGLQPYPFRLPHEDAEPVDSLIEALERMADHDGADGSRAVFLDPPLLRRLERAIEQAERRVTRLIAELDGLPDEHGLRAIGDLILARFSEIPSGVAGVRLEDFEGKSVVVELDPALATHANASGYYDRAGRATRARERLPSLIAQAESGLTTLRSLVERAGSGNVSAGEIEAAIPDDVLTVGKGGRKQLPPYRRFRSSGGIEIRVGRGARHNDDLTFHHSAPTDVWLHARHTAGAHVILRWNGPGNPPARDLEEAAMLAVLHSKARTSGSAPVDWTLRKYVRKPRGAAPGSVVPDRVRTVFVEPDERALETLVDSDY encoded by the coding sequence ATGGGCCGCCTCATCGAGTTGACCCGGTTAGCTTTCGGCATGTCGATGCGATGGGACGCACTGCTTGTGCGGCACACGGCGCGCGAGCTCGACGAGCGCCTCGCACGCGCGCGGCTTTCGGCGATCCGTTTGGACGGAGTGCAGCGAGACGTCGTGCTGTTCTTCCGCGATTCGACGCTCCTGTGGCGACTCCACCCTACGCGCGGGTACCTCCAGACCTTCGCCGCGTCCGAGCCTGGGCCGGGCGCCATCAAGCTGCCGACGCGAGTTCGTAGGGTCTACGCGCCCCCGGATGAACGACTCCTCGTCTTCGAATTGATGCCGGTGCGTGGTCGCCGAAGGTCTCGGGACCTGATGATCGAGCTCCTCGGGAACCAATGGAATTGCATCGTGACGGAGGGCGAAGAACAAGTGATCCGGCACGTGCTACACACGCGCGTCGGGAAGCGAACCCTGCGCGTCGGACAGCCCTACGCCCTTCCCGCGCCCTCGGCTAGACGCGGTACCGATGGAGCCATCACGGTCGAGGAGTGGCGAGCGCTCACTTCGGGGCTCGACGATAAGGAGCGTCGCAAGCGCCTCATCTCCAACGTTGCGTGGACATCTCCGGTGAACGCGGCCGCTCTTCTCGACGAATCACTGGAGAATGGCGGTCAGGCGCTCTGGGAGCGGTGGGCGTCCGGGAAGGCCGACCCGGAACCCGTACTGCTCCGGTCGCCTCGAGGACTCCAGCCATACCCTTTCAGGCTGCCACATGAGGACGCGGAGCCGGTGGACTCGCTCATCGAAGCGCTCGAGCGCATGGCCGACCACGACGGTGCCGACGGCTCGCGAGCCGTCTTCCTCGATCCACCGCTGCTTCGCCGCCTCGAGCGCGCGATCGAGCAGGCGGAGCGTCGAGTGACTCGATTGATCGCTGAGCTGGACGGTCTGCCGGACGAGCATGGGCTGCGCGCGATCGGTGACCTCATCCTCGCCCGGTTCTCCGAGATTCCTAGCGGCGTCGCCGGCGTAAGGCTCGAAGACTTCGAGGGGAAAAGTGTCGTGGTAGAGCTCGATCCTGCTCTAGCCACGCACGCCAACGCGAGTGGTTATTACGATCGCGCCGGCAGGGCTACCCGCGCTCGGGAACGGCTGCCGTCTCTCATCGCCCAGGCTGAGTCCGGGCTCACGACCTTGCGTTCGCTCGTCGAGCGGGCCGGTTCGGGAAACGTATCGGCGGGCGAGATCGAGGCGGCCATACCGGATGACGTTCTGACGGTGGGAAAGGGGGGGAGGAAACAGCTACCGCCGTACCGCCGCTTCCGCAGCTCGGGCGGCATCGAGATCCGAGTGGGGCGTGGCGCACGCCACAACGACGATCTCACGTTCCATCACTCCGCGCCGACCGACGTGTGGCTGCACGCCCGCCACACGGCGGGAGCCCACGTCATTCTGAGGTGGAACGGACCCGGCAACCCCCCCGCGCGTGACCTAGAGGAGGCGGCGATGCTGGCGGTTCTGCACTCGAAGGCCCGTACGTCGGGCAGTGCACCAGTCGACTGGACGCTCCGCAAGTACGTCCGGAAGCCGCGTGGGGCGGCACCGGGCTCGGTCGTGCCCGATCGCGT
- the rlmN gene encoding 23S rRNA (adenine(2503)-C(2))-methyltransferase RlmN, with the protein MPPTQAIDLLSLTPDELGRALAEHFEARAQPPYRSAQVKRWIYEGLAPSIEEMTDLPFREREALRERFALVEAESAQVALSEDGTVKHLWRLADGELIESVLIPTKKRMTLCISSQVGCALACTFCATGWGGFNRQLTAGEIVSQYRASRRWAEQNGRGTITNIVYMGMGEPFANRKSVHASLTILNQGYGVGARRITVSTVGVVPGILELAERPEQFRLALSLHAPETELRGSLIPLEKRHPLPELLEALGKFNDSGGKRITFEYTMIRGINDDMALAPKLAEIASQVRAFVNLIPFNPIPYQDWRPSPPERIRDFAAVLEAAGVSAAVRETRGRDIDAACGQLRAHTLVQLEQGRG; encoded by the coding sequence ATGCCTCCCACGCAAGCCATCGATCTGCTCTCGTTGACGCCGGACGAGCTGGGCCGGGCGCTGGCAGAGCACTTCGAGGCGAGGGCGCAGCCCCCCTATCGGTCCGCACAGGTCAAGCGGTGGATCTACGAGGGACTTGCGCCGTCGATCGAAGAGATGACGGACTTGCCATTCCGCGAACGGGAAGCGCTGCGTGAGCGCTTCGCACTGGTCGAGGCTGAGTCGGCGCAGGTCGCACTGAGCGAAGACGGCACCGTCAAACATCTCTGGCGGCTCGCCGACGGCGAGTTGATCGAATCGGTGCTGATCCCGACGAAGAAGCGGATGACCCTGTGCATCTCTTCTCAAGTCGGGTGCGCACTCGCGTGCACGTTCTGCGCGACCGGATGGGGTGGCTTCAACAGACAGCTCACAGCCGGCGAAATCGTCTCCCAGTACCGCGCCTCCCGCCGGTGGGCCGAACAGAACGGGCGCGGCACCATCACGAACATCGTCTACATGGGCATGGGAGAGCCGTTCGCCAACCGGAAGTCCGTGCATGCGTCGCTCACCATCCTGAACCAGGGGTACGGAGTCGGTGCACGGCGGATCACGGTGTCGACCGTCGGCGTGGTGCCCGGAATCCTCGAGCTCGCAGAACGGCCAGAGCAGTTCCGGCTCGCGCTCTCGCTGCACGCACCGGAGACCGAGCTCCGCGGCTCGTTGATCCCGTTGGAGAAGAGACACCCCTTGCCCGAGTTGCTGGAGGCGCTCGGGAAGTTCAACGATAGTGGCGGCAAGAGGATCACTTTCGAGTACACGATGATCCGGGGAATCAACGACGACATGGCGTTAGCCCCCAAGCTCGCCGAGATCGCGAGCCAAGTCCGCGCCTTCGTCAATCTCATCCCCTTCAATCCGATTCCCTATCAGGACTGGCGTCCGTCCCCACCGGAGCGAATCAGAGACTTCGCCGCTGTCTTGGAAGCGGCCGGTGTATCCGCTGCGGTGCGTGAGACGCGGGGACGCGACATCGACGCCGCGTGCGGCCAACTCCGCGCCCACACACTCGTGCAGCTCGAACAGGGACGCGGGTAG
- a CDS encoding HDIG domain-containing protein, whose translation MSRQNDRNGGDSVLRRLSGEPGASWRERIPHHGARILLVVVLAGLVTSSFPPAQGPDVRPYEAWSVAPEDVIAEFPFDVLKTLAELEAEQNSVREGEPPTFNFVPEFADTMRAKLERFFDQLDSAVMVDDRTRVQTILQGSRITATASQVDFIEDSASREAFRASAVAATREILADGVVDVTVMGEVTTSTIYVREGDTREVSRLSEDIPTSRDFYDQAALALPPLTTPDESDLFRMILIGHMQPTYVLNVLATETRRDALARAVPPVKQRVLEGQAIVRQADPIGPETLERLQAYAVEQRARGGGETAQLSAAAVIGAGLLNVMLFSLFGLLLFFNRPEVYANFRWLLFIALLVSTYFAAAVAIDRSGIAAEWLPIAFVALPVAVLWDSRMALFLVLVLAAITGTLSPFASYGTVLLIIAAGAAAAMSVRAVRRRSETWVAIAIIAAAGGLMLLAYGLMTSRDMIDIAQGTAIVAGNATVSALLATGFLFVFELFTGITTDQTLLEWVDPTRPLLRRLSLEAPGTYAHTISVANLAETAATKIGANGLLTRVGVYYHDVGKILKPHYFVENQQEGRNPHDKLKPETSASIVREHVTEGVRLAKDAKVPDLVIQFILEHHGTQRIGFFYEKAGEEADGDIDEERFSYPGPKPQSRETAIAMLADSCESATRAMQDPTRDRVRDLIHNVVDGKISDRQLDDAPITLREIEQVKEQFVNILSGVLHRRIEYPSTRHLTDSEEGNGDGAEPDASQVADIESQAADSGAPA comes from the coding sequence GTGAGTCGCCAGAACGACCGTAACGGGGGCGACTCCGTGCTGCGTAGGCTGTCGGGAGAACCCGGTGCTTCGTGGAGAGAGCGCATTCCCCACCACGGCGCGCGTATCCTCCTGGTCGTTGTACTTGCCGGCCTCGTCACCTCCTCCTTCCCACCGGCCCAAGGGCCGGACGTCCGGCCCTACGAGGCCTGGAGCGTTGCCCCCGAGGACGTCATCGCCGAGTTCCCATTCGATGTCCTGAAGACCCTTGCCGAGCTCGAGGCGGAGCAAAACTCGGTGCGCGAGGGAGAGCCCCCGACATTCAATTTCGTCCCGGAATTTGCCGACACGATGAGGGCCAAGCTCGAACGCTTCTTCGATCAGCTCGACTCAGCCGTCATGGTCGACGACCGCACGCGGGTACAAACGATCCTACAGGGAAGTCGGATTACTGCCACCGCGTCTCAAGTCGACTTCATCGAGGACAGCGCGTCGCGTGAGGCGTTCCGTGCCTCCGCGGTAGCGGCGACCCGCGAGATTCTTGCGGACGGCGTCGTCGATGTCACCGTGATGGGTGAAGTCACCACGAGCACGATCTATGTCCGCGAAGGCGATACCCGGGAGGTCTCGAGGTTGTCCGAAGACATCCCCACCTCGCGAGACTTTTATGACCAGGCGGCTTTGGCTCTCCCGCCTCTCACTACGCCCGACGAGTCTGACCTCTTCCGCATGATCCTGATCGGGCATATGCAGCCGACCTACGTCCTCAATGTGCTCGCGACGGAGACGCGTCGGGATGCGCTCGCACGGGCCGTTCCCCCGGTGAAGCAACGCGTGCTCGAGGGCCAGGCGATCGTGCGCCAAGCGGATCCCATCGGGCCGGAGACGTTGGAGCGCCTGCAAGCATACGCCGTGGAGCAGCGGGCTCGTGGCGGTGGTGAAACGGCCCAATTGTCTGCCGCCGCCGTGATCGGTGCAGGCTTGCTCAACGTGATGCTCTTCTCTCTGTTCGGCCTGCTGCTGTTCTTCAATCGCCCCGAGGTGTACGCCAACTTCCGCTGGCTACTCTTCATCGCGCTGCTGGTCTCGACGTACTTCGCGGCGGCGGTGGCGATTGACCGGAGCGGTATCGCGGCAGAGTGGCTTCCCATCGCGTTCGTGGCGCTGCCAGTCGCGGTGTTGTGGGACTCGCGCATGGCGCTCTTCCTGGTATTGGTGCTTGCAGCGATTACGGGGACTCTGTCTCCCTTCGCCTCGTACGGAACCGTGCTCCTGATCATCGCTGCGGGTGCCGCCGCCGCGATGAGCGTACGGGCGGTGCGGCGGCGTTCGGAGACGTGGGTCGCGATCGCGATCATTGCCGCAGCCGGTGGCTTGATGCTGCTGGCCTATGGACTGATGACGTCTCGGGACATGATAGACATCGCCCAGGGCACTGCCATCGTCGCTGGGAACGCCACAGTCTCGGCGCTGCTCGCGACGGGATTCCTCTTCGTGTTCGAGCTCTTCACGGGGATCACGACCGACCAGACGCTGCTCGAATGGGTCGATCCCACTCGACCGCTACTGCGTCGTCTGTCGCTCGAGGCGCCCGGTACCTACGCGCACACGATCAGCGTCGCGAATCTCGCCGAAACCGCGGCCACCAAGATCGGCGCGAACGGCCTCTTGACCCGGGTCGGGGTCTACTACCACGACGTAGGGAAGATCCTCAAACCGCACTACTTCGTGGAGAACCAGCAGGAGGGGCGGAATCCGCACGACAAACTCAAGCCGGAGACTTCGGCGAGCATCGTGCGGGAGCACGTCACCGAGGGTGTCCGGCTCGCCAAGGACGCGAAAGTGCCCGACTTGGTGATCCAGTTCATCCTGGAGCACCATGGCACACAGAGGATCGGGTTCTTCTACGAGAAGGCCGGAGAGGAAGCGGACGGTGACATTGACGAGGAGCGATTCTCATACCCCGGTCCGAAACCCCAATCGAGGGAGACAGCGATCGCGATGCTCGCTGACTCCTGTGAGTCCGCGACGCGCGCCATGCAGGATCCGACCCGCGACCGCGTGCGCGATCTGATCCACAATGTCGTCGACGGAAAGATCAGTGACCGGCAGCTCGACGACGCTCCGATCACGCTCCGAGAAATCGAGCAGGTGAAGGAGCAGTTCGTCAACATCCTCTCCGGGGTCCTTCACCGCCGCATCGAGTACCCGTCCACGAGGCACCTGACGGACAGCGAGGAAGGAAACGGTGACGGCGCTGAGCCGGACGCTTCGCAGGTCGCCGACATCGAGTCACAGGCGGCCGACTCCGGCGCGCCGGCATAG